Proteins encoded in a region of the Globicephala melas chromosome 1, mGloMel1.2, whole genome shotgun sequence genome:
- the RNF186 gene encoding E3 ubiquitin-protein ligase RNF186 — MACPELLQQPQLTSKEATASDTAGPAGGHRGSADSNLECLVCRESYSRARLPKLLGCQHTFCAVCLKLLLCVQDDTWSITCPLCRKVTAVPGGLICSLRDQEAVLGQLAQPGPEVQLCPQGLVNPATLRAGHPSLAGEDEQDAESANCVAARRLAAHLFLLVLLLVLILPFIYPGIIWWMLTFIVALALLLSMLFCCRRSSQAGYWSSPRTLFCREQKPSEISSIA, encoded by the coding sequence ATGGCCTGCCCTGAGCTCCTGCAGCAGCCCCAGCTTACGTCCAAAGAAGCCACCGCCTCTGACACCGCGGGCCCTGCTGGGGGCCATCGCGGCTCCGCGGATAGCAACCTGGAGTGCCTGGTGTGCCGGGAGTCCTATAGCCGTGCCCGGCTGCCCAAGCTGCTGGGCTGCCAGCATACCTTCTGTGCCGTCTGCCTGAAGCTGCTGCTGTGCGTGCAGGACGACACCTGGTCCATCACCTGCCCACTGTGCCGCAAGGTCACTGCCGTCCCCGGGGGCCTCATCTGCAGCCTGCGTGACCAGGAGGCCGTGCTGGGGCAGCTGGCCCAGCCGGGCCCGGAGGTGCAGCTCTGTCCTCAGGGACTGGTGAATCCTGCTACCCTGAGAGCAGGGCATCCCAGCTTAGCCGGAGAGGATGAACAGGACGCGGAGAGTGCCAACTGCGTGGCAGCGCGGCGCCTGGCGGCACACCTGTTCCTACTGGTCCTGCTCCTCGTCCTCATCCTGCCCTTCATCTACCCGGGCATCATCTGGTGGATGCTCACCTTCATCGTCGCACTGGCCCTGCTGTTGTCCATGCTTTTCTGCTGTCGCCGCAGCAGCCAGGCCGGCTACTGGTCCTCCCCCAGGACTCTCTTCTGCAGAGAGCAGAAACCCAGCGAGATCTCTTCCATCGCCTGA